AAGGCCATCAGTGACttcctggcggcccagtggttaagactctgagcttccactgcagggggtgcagcttcaatccctggttggggaaacaCGGACCTGGGAGAAGGCTGCAGACACTAGGTCTGCTTTCTGGAGAGGTGTGGGTCCAAGGGCAGCCAGTAGGCTGGGCTGGGGGCGAGCACTCTCACCTGACTTGTCTCCTGCGGGATGGGGGATTGCGGCCCAGCCTGCCCCCACGTGCCTCCGTCGCCCTGATGCtcctgctgggggcgggggggggggggggcgggtggctGCGCCTACGCGGATGCTGGGGGGGAGCGGGGCCTTTATCCAGAGTTCCTTAACTCGGGCACTCAGCTACACGCAGAATGGCATTTTACACATGCTGGACAGAAATAAGAGGATCAAGCCCCGGCCAGAAAGGTTCCAGAACTGCAAAGATCTGTTTGATCTGATCCTCACCTGTGAAGAGCGGGTGTACGACCAGGTGGTGGAAGGTAAGCGCAACAGCTGCAGCGCCAGGCCCTGTGCCGTGCCCTCTGTCCTGCTGTGCGTCCAGCGCCTCTGAGGCAGCCGGGCCGTCCTGTGCGTGGTGTCtgttcctggcccagggctggagAAGGGTTCCCGGTGCGTCTGTGGGCTCCGGCAGGCGGGGGAAATGGGGCAAGGCCACAGAGAGGTGGACAGAGGGCCCCTGACCTGTGTGGgccctgggagggggtgggggcaggagatgGTGGCCTTGGGGCTGACCGTGTTCACCAGGGCAAAACCACCTGTGCCAGCCAACAGCACAGTGCGGGCTCAGGGCCTTTGTGGCACAGCAGGAGCACGTGTGGTGCAGAGGGACTAGGGCCTGGTGCCTTGTAAGTGAGGGTGCTGTCAGCTGCTGTCCCGCGGGACAGGCTGGAGCTGGCAGGTGTGACCAGGTGGCCTGGGGTCCAGCTTCATGAGCGCGAGCTTTCCTGCGGTCCCAGCCGTGTTTGGCGTGAGGCTCCTcccggggttgggggtgggggggagtgctCGGCCTGGTCAGATGCTCTGATGTTGGTCCTTAACTGCATCCCCGAAGGAAGGCTGGGCAGCGCACAGCCTCCTGCGCTCTGTTATGAGGCCTCTGACTTCCGTCCTCTTGTCACGGTCAGATCTGAATTCTAGGGAGCAGGAGACGTGCCAGCCTGTGCATGTGATCAACGTGGACATCCAGGACAACCACGAAGAGGCCACCCTGGGGGCGTTCCTCATCTGTGAGCTCTGCCAGTGCGTGAGTATCGGGCCCTGGGCGGGCCTGCGTCGTGCACACAAGGGCTTCAGCATGAACGTGACGAGCACACCGCTCGGTTCACGGTCCGCTTACTGCCAAACGTTAAAACCCATAAATGCAGAGGTGCCCACAGGTGAGAGTCACCGAGTCAGCTCTGGCTAAAGAATGCACCTTTGAGCGTTTTAGGTTGATTGCAGGGGTGAGTGACCTGCCGGGGTCTGGCTTCTGTGGAGATGGCTCCCAGGACTTAGGCCCCCTGCCAAGACCCCAAACAGCTAGAGGAGCCCGGGAGCCCCCAGAGATGGCGTCAAAGGGCTCTGGCCCTCTCTGCCCCCGCACTTCTCATTCCAGACGTCCAGCCCTCCCCGAGTGGCCCTGGGCATCTTCCCTTGTGCAGGAAACCCCGAGAGCTTTTGCAGCCACTGTGCAGCTGTGCTCAGAGCCAGACATTTCCTCTTAGATGGGACAAAAGGACCGACCCAACTCATATGTCTGGTCATATCTTTGGCCTGTGGCTTCTGCATTTAGGCCAACTAACTGTGAGTGatagaaaagtgaagaaaacgAGGCTTAACCAAGAAGTCTGGAGACAGGCAGGCCTGGACGGGTTTGCTGTGTGAGGGGCCCAGGCCCCTGCTCTCTTGTTACTTTGCCCGGCACAACTTCTGTTCCCAAGGTGTCTCATGGTCCAGGGTGGCTGCTGAAGCTCCAGCAGTTGTTCCCATGGTCTGGCCATCAGGCAAAAGACAGGGCTGAAGGGGCTGACACGTCCCAGAAATAGCACACGTGACAGCCACTTGGGTCGGGCTGGCGAGAGCTTGCAGAGGAGAGGCACTGCTCGCAGGCCGAGACGGGGGGCAGCGAGGGGCCTCGGCCGCAGGCCAGCCCCTGCCAGGACAGGCGGGCTGAGGAGCTGGCCCCGGACCACCCTGGGGCTGTCCCCTGGCAGGGCCGCCTCCTTCCAGGGCGGTGGTTCTCCACCAGGGGACATCTAACCGCACACACGGTGGGCCTCACAGCCGGGAGAGACGCTAGTGGCAGCTGGCGGGTGGGGGCCACAGGCGCTGCTTAACCCGCTACAGTGCACGGGACGGCCCCTGGGCTTCCTTGCTGGCTGACCGGGCCCGCGACGGTACTGTCTGGGTCGGGTCTGCTCATTTTCAGGGTGGGGGCAGTGCAGGCGGCGAGCGTCTGCAGTGCGCGTATGTGTGGCATCTGAGGCCACCCGCCCTGCTGCAGCCGCTCCGTGTCCCGTCCCTGTCGGGCtcccctccgccccgccccgccctgcaCGCACGGGCGGCACCAGGCCGGGGCGGCTCAGGGCGGCTCTCCTCTGGCTCCAGATCCAGCACACGGAGGACATGGAGAACGAGATTGACGAGCTGCTGCAGGAGTTTGAGGAGAAGAGCGGCAGGACCTTCCTGCACACCGTCTGCTTCTACTGATGGCCCCCGCCCGCCTGGAGCCACCTTGCTGAGCTTCCTTTTGTTAAtacttcttccttcctgatgtttgtttttacctttagGTATTCTGCCGATGGACGGACGGTAGCAGTGCCCAAATAATAAACTGTACATATGAAATGAGAAGATATACATAAACGCCAGATTACAATCAAGTGTTTCCCATCCCACTTTTACTCATGAGTGggatattgattatagttttttttctttaaccaaaaaagaaaaaaatggttgatAGCACATTTGCCCCCAGCCATCTGCCTCTCACTGAGCACCCCTTTCCCGTCTCCCCTAACTGGCTGCAATGTACAAATCCCTGAATAAAGCAACAGGCTGTACTTTTTGGGAAAGAACCTGCCATTGTCTCATCAGTAGATGTTGCTGGTCGTCCTGGCTTCATCCAGAGTACCCTGCCTGGCCTGGACCTCCCGTCAGGGTCCTCAGACGGCAGTCCGGGCCTGTGGGTCAAGCTGAGCTCTCTAGCACCACCCCGAGGGCCTCCCGTCCACTGGGACTCTGGAGGGATGTGGCACCTGCTCCCTGGGCGGGGACCGCTCTTGCCTGGTGACCCCTCCTGGTCTCCGTGGCACAGAGGTGTTCCGGGGACTCCTCTGTGGGCAGTGCTGTCCCCTGCCTGTGGATGGCGGGCTGGCTCAgtgacccctccccagcccccagcaacaTGGGGCAGCCACATCAGGGCTTCGACGCGGGCCTCTGAGCTTCGCGGCCCACCCCTGAGGAGAGCCGGGGCTGAGGCTGGCCCTGCCCCCGCAGTAGGGGATCCTTTAGCCTGTGTTGGGCCCCATCCTTGTGCCATGTGGCCATGGCTCCGGAGTGACCTCCCTGGCAGGGACCCTGCGGCCCCTCCGCTAAAGGCAGCCTCTTGCCGGAGGAGGCTGGGTGCTGACCAGTCTGCCCGCAGCCCCTCACCCGGCGACCCCGGgcgggcggggaggaggggcctCCAGCTGAgaagtggggaggaggagagcgGAAGGAAGCCCGGGGCCTCTCCGGGATCGCCCCGGCGGGTCGGGGCGGGACGCGGCCCGTGGTCCAGGGGCGCTGGGCAGGCAGCCAGGGCCGGCACTGGCCAGATGGGGGCGAGCGGGCCCTGCGGCCCCCGGGGAGGGGTCCGGCCGGCGTCGCGGGGGCGAGCGGCCGCGGGCGGCGAGGTCCCTCCCGGGAGGCGGGCGCGGGGGAGGCCGCGGGGGGAGGGGGCCGGAGCCGCGCCGCGCGCAGAGCGGGAGGCAGAGCCGAGGGCGGAGCGGAGCGCGGCGGGCGCGGCGAGCGCGCGGGCCGGGCGGCCGAGGACCCCGGGAGCGCCGCGTCCCCTGCCCCGCGCCGGCCCCGCGCCTCCTCCCCGGCCGGCGGCGGTGGGTGCGCGGCGGGCTGACCTCTGCAGAGGCGGCGGGGGCTCAGCAtcgggccggggccgggggggCGCCGGGGCCGGGGGGCGGCGctccggcccggcccggccccgcccgATGTCCATGAGCGCCAACACCATGATCTTCATGATTCTGGGGGCGTCGATCGTGATGGTGAGCGGAGGGGCTTCCCGCGCGCCCGCTCCCCGCACCCGCTCCCGCCTCCGCGCCCGCGCGCCGCCTCCCCCTCCCGCGCCTTGTTTACCGGCCCGGGCGGCCTGCGCTCCCCCATCCCCAGCGCGTCGGCCCCCGCCGGGGGGCGCCGGCCCAGCCTGTCGCTCCTCGGCGCTGACCGGTCATGGGCTCTTCCAGGCCATCGCGTGCTTGATGGACATGAACGCGCTGCTGGACCGATTCCACAACTACATCCTCCCGCACCTGCGGGGCGAGGACCGCGTCTGCCACTGCAACTGTGGCCGGTGAGTCTGCGCCCAGAGGGGCACACGCGTGATCACACatgtggggtggaggtggggcccaCTGGGGCTCCAGCGAGCGCCATGCAGGCCGGGCTGCAAGGCCCAGCTGGGCCAGGCCGGTGGGGGCTGCTGAGGCTGGCGCCAGGCCGGGTGGGGGAAGGACCGGCCAGCTTCCGTGGCACAGAGGTGTTCCGGGAGTGGGGAGCATGCCCGAGGCAGTAGGACCCCCTCCCAAATTGCCTTTAGAGAAAGGGCCCGCGGGTGACGGGCAGAACGGGTCCAGGGCCTCCTGGCCCGGGGCGTGGAGACCAGGAGAGCAGCAGCCCAGCCTGGTGTCCCGGGAGGGATCCTGCGCACGGCTATGCCCACAGAGGACACCAtcctcctccctgggccctgaGCTGTGTCCATGAAATTTCCTGGGAGCCAGCTAGGGGGAAGAGCAGAAGGTCAAGGTGGGCAGGGCCTACCTTGAGGGGCATCTGGCCCAACCCCCTCGCTGTCCACGGGAGGAACTGAGGCCGGGGGTGGagtctgctcaaggtcacacagagagaGGGGAGAGCCCAGGTCCCTACACCCACtttgtgacccccccccccattctgTGCACATGTAGTGATGGAGTCTTCCTGGCCATGCATGTTTGTATGTCCATGTACGAAATAAACATCTTCTCATGAGACGCGCATGTGTGTACCGTCTGTGCATATACATGTGCGCACACGCAGCAGCCCCTCGGCCCCACGCACGCTGGGGCCCCCGAGAGAGCGGACAGAGGCTGAGCAGACAGACTTGCCCAGGGCCATGCGGCCGGCAGGGAGAGCAGACAGACTTGCCCAGGGCCATGCGGCCGGCAGGGAGAGCAGACAGACTTGCCCAGGGCCATGCGGCCGGCAGGGAACTCGTGCTCTTGACCCTGCCCTGTGCTGCTGCTCCAGGGACGTGTGCACACGTACTGGGCGAGGGGTGTGTGAGAGACAGGACAGTTTCATGCCTCACTAAGCATGCTACATGCCTGTGCGTGCAGACCGGGTGTCGAAGCAGAACATGGGCAGCAGGGCAGATGGAGATGGGCGTGTAAACGGCCCTCACGAGTGTTGGCCAGGAATCATCCGGAGTGCTGGCTGGGTGGCCACACCCTCGCGGAGATCCGCGTGTTCCTGCCTGGTGCGCACGGCCCAAGGCCAAGGAGCGGCAGGAGGTCAGCTCCACGCTCCCTGGGCCGACCCAGCCTGGGGGTGTGAGCGGGGGTCCTGAGACCCTCCCGGAGACCGGAGGTGTGCCCGCCACCGGCCCAGGGTTCAGCTCCCTAAACATTAGTGAGGCCCATTTTCCGTGCAGGGCTGTTGCAGTGTGACCTGCACATGTGTGCCTAAGACCTCACACTGAGGCCCTTTTGGGCAGACAGGGTGTGTTTTCAGAGTGTATTTGCTCCGGGGATGTGCATGGGTCATATGTAGTGTCCAGAGTACACGTGGATTGTGTAAAACAAGCGCCCATGGAGTGCAAGCCACAGCGAGGCCTGAGTGCACAGCTTAGACACAGACAACACGAGAGCCACGCCTGCTGTAGGCGTAGAGTGTTtccgtgtgtgtatgtgtccatgtATGTGTGCTTTGTACACGTCACTACATACAGGATGTGTCAATTCCGTGTACAAAGTATTCTTGTATATTGACAACATGCATGTGTATGCGCAGTACATGTGTGTAACACAATATACAGCACCCGTGTGCGCCCTGTGGGCACAGTGAATGTCTGCAGGGTGCAGTCTGGCATATCAGGCCTCTGTGTACGAACCACGTACACATGTTGCCACAACGGACTCGACTTGTGTGTACACCCCGTTTGCAGAGAAGGCGCACACACACTTGTGTGCCTTCTACATGCCGATACGGAGAATTTTATACAGAGGACACGTGTGTAAATGCTGTGAAGCGTGCGTGCCAGCAGGCTGTGTCTGTGGGTGCACACCCGTGCGTATGCCACGGTGCCCACAGAGAGGATGGCTGTGCGCAAAGCCCAGTGCATGTGCATCTCCATGTGACACGCACCGTGCTCGTGCCCGGGCGagcgtgcacatgcacacatgtggAGCTCATGGGCCGAGTCCATGGTATACACGCCATGTCCTGTGCATGTGGCCGGCGTGTATACACAACATGCGTCCGACCTCAGACACATGCAACATGCGTGGCCCAGGCAGGACACATGTATGCACACATCACGGACATACGTGTGCACGTGGGTGACCtgagcccccacctgcccccccccaccccggggcctgCCTGActtggaggaaggaggagggcaaGGAGCAGGGGAAGAGCGGCAGGTGCTAGGACAGCGATGGGGGCACAGGTCATGACCTTTGACCCCCTGGaggtcccccccccaccccccacccccggggcagTCGGGGCCCTGGCCTTGTCCTACTTGCAGGGGCGTTTCTGGCTTCCTCGGTGACTCCATCTTCAAGTTTCCTGCCCTGTCCAGGGGTAGGAAGTCGTGGTCCCGAGGAAGACCCTCCCTGTCGGGGTCGGgaaggcaggagggcaggagatGGCGGCGACGCTCAGTGTTACCAGCTGCTGGAGGCCTGGCCACAGGGTGACGAAGGGCGTCCTCTGCCGCTACGCATTCCGGCGCTCAGCAAGGGTTCTCCGTCCCTATTGATGACTGATGAGGGCCATTGGCGAGCTGTGGCCACATGAGCTACGGCCGCCACCATGTGTCAGGCAGTCCTCTCCAACTAACCCAGGTGTGGTGGTCCCTGCTCAAGGGGCCGTGGTGGCTGAGGCCCCACCTACTCTGGACAAGCTGAGCCGGATGGGCTCCAGGAGTCCCCAGGGGAGCGGGAGGGGGGTAACATGGGGCCTGCCCGCTGCTGTCTCCACGGGGTGGAAAGCACTGTGTGGCCCCCACTGGCACAGGGATGTCGGTGATGGACGGGCAACAGGGGCCTGGGGTCAGGGATGTCCTGGGGGGTTTCCGTTTGTGAGGAGGTCCCTGGGGGGCCGGGGAGGGTGGCTCATGTTCAGTTGCGAGGGGGGGACGGGGACCCATCTCAGCTGGAGACCAGGCAGAGGTGTCGACATGTAACCGAGGGAAGATGGGGAGAAGCaggttggggagggaggagctATTTTTAGGTGCAAATCTGAGGTGTCTGTAGATCCCACGTGGAGACGCCATGCAGGCAGCTGGAGCTCAGAGCAGACGTGGGGTGCCGCGGGGACGTGCTGGGGGTGGAGAGTTGGAGAAGCCAGCTGAGGGACTCGGTAGGAGGGGAGCCAGGCAGGCGCACCCCAAGGTGGCTCCTGCACTTCGGGGAAGGAGGGGCCCCAGGGTGACTGGGGGCTCAGGGTGCGCGGA
The sequence above is drawn from the Tursiops truncatus isolate mTurTru1 chromosome 1, mTurTru1.mat.Y, whole genome shotgun sequence genome and encodes:
- the SSU72 gene encoding RNA polymerase II subunit A C-terminal domain phosphatase SSU72 isoform X2, with the protein product MTSGRRGRHLARAEAARLGGSPEAGVADRAAAAMPSSPLRVAVVCSSNQNRSMEAHNILSKRGFSVRSFGTGTHVKLPGPAPDKPNVYDFKTTYDQMYNDLLRKDKELYTQNGILHMLDRNKRIKPRPERFQNCKDLFDLILTCEERVYDQVVEDLNSREQETCQPVHVINVDIQDNHEEATLGAFLICELCQCVFCRWTDGSSAQIINCTYEMRRYT
- the TMEM240 gene encoding transmembrane protein 240 isoform X1: MWHLLPGRGPLLPGDPSWSPWHRGVPGTPLWAVLSPACGWRAGSVTPPQPPATWGSHIRASTRASELRGPPLRRAGAEAGPAPAVGDPLACVGPHPCAMWPWLRSDLPGRDPAAPPLKAASCRRRLGADQSARSPSPGDPGRAGRRGLQLRSGEEESGRKPGASPGSPRRVGAGRGPWSRGAGQAARAGTGQMGASGPCGPRGGVRPASRGRAAAGGEVPPGRRARGRPRGEGAGAAPRAEREAEPRAERSAAGAASARAGRPRTPGAPRPLPRAGPAPPPRPAAVGARRADLCRGGGGSASGRGRGGAGAGGRRSGPARPRPMSMSANTMIFMILGASIVMAIACLMDMNALLDRFHNYILPHLRGEDRVCHCNCGRHHVHYVIPYDGDQSVVDASENYFVTDNVTKQEIDLMLGLLLGFCISWFLVWMDGVLHCAVRAWRAGRRYGECAARGPGDSLVRAGATPSPTPTPCPLPAPPTSPRPDRAPRPADGSWTWLPKLCSLRELGRRPHRPFEEAAGNMVHVKQKLYHNGHPSPRHL
- the TMEM240 gene encoding transmembrane protein 240 isoform X2, with the protein product MWHLLPGRGPLLPGDPSWSPWHRGVPGTPLWAVLSPACGWRAGSVTPPQPPATWGSHIRASTRASELRGPPLRRAGAEAGPAPAVGDPLACVGPHPCAMWPWLRSDLPGRDPAAPPLKAASCRRRLGADQSARSPSPGDPGRAGRRGLQLRSGEEESGRKPGASPGSPRRVGAGRGPWSRGAGQAARAGTGQMGASGPCGPRGGVRPASRGRAAAGGEVPPGRRARGRPRGEGAGAAPRAEREAEPRAERSAAGAASARAGRPRTPGAPRPLPRAGPAPPPRPAAVGARRADLCRGGGGSASGRGRGGAGAGGRRSGPARPRPMSMSANTMIFMILGASIVMAIACLMDMNALLDRFHNYILPHLRGEDRVCHCNCGRHHVHYVIPYDGDQSVVDASENYFVTDNVTKQEIDLMLGLLLGFCISWFLVWMDGVLHCAVRAWRAGRRYDGSWTWLPKLCSLRELGRRPHRPFEEAAGNMVHVKQKLYHNGHPSPRHL
- the SSU72 gene encoding RNA polymerase II subunit A C-terminal domain phosphatase SSU72 isoform X1 produces the protein MTSGRRGRHLARAEAARLGGSPEAGVADRAAAAMPSSPLRVAVVCSSNQNRSMEAHNILSKRGFSVRSFGTGTHVKLPGPAPDKPNVYDFKTTYDQMYNDLLRKDKELYTQNGILHMLDRNKRIKPRPERFQNCKDLFDLILTCEERVYDQVVEDLNSREQETCQPVHVINVDIQDNHEEATLGAFLICELCQCIQHTEDMENEIDELLQEFEEKSGRTFLHTVCFY
- the SSU72 gene encoding RNA polymerase II subunit A C-terminal domain phosphatase SSU72 isoform X3, yielding MAHGPSRSAACGIFPDRGTNLCPLHRQADSQPLRHQGSPGCFLDCKRGFSVRSFGTGTHVKLPGPAPDKPNVYDFKTTYDQMYNDLLRKDKELYTQNGILHMLDRNKRIKPRPERFQNCKDLFDLILTCEERVYDQVVEDLNSREQETCQPVHVINVDIQDNHEEATLGAFLICELCQCIQHTEDMENEIDELLQEFEEKSGRTFLHTVCFY